Proteins from a single region of Antechinus flavipes isolate AdamAnt ecotype Samford, QLD, Australia chromosome 2, AdamAnt_v2, whole genome shotgun sequence:
- the TMEM253 gene encoding transmembrane protein 253 isoform X1 codes for MEEREILPAEERQVREEKLRHWAQHRESGRLLVLSVSQLWMAVASVSFAVSISCLESDCHMNVALPLWPGVSGLLTGILTLELRRTPRLWKVRAMMILNLFGMILGLVVVAVQGMKLALGPVLSTSYQWVGLLILELSAEAFILGGALASAFSLLLLSQRKPGCCGVRRLRYQELQEGLSEMEEVKGTETIPSTACAANE; via the exons agatccTGCCTGCAGAAGAGAGGCAAGTTCGGGAAGAAAAATTGAGGCATTGGGCCCAACACAGAGAGAGTGGACGTCTCCTGGTGTTATCG GTGAGCCAACTCTGGATGGCAGTGGCTTCTGTATCCTTTGCTGTTTCCATTTCTTGCCTGGAATCAGACTGCCACATGAATGTAGCACTACCCCTGTGGCCAGGAGTTTCG GGTCTCCTTACTGGGATCTTGACACTAGAACTTCGAAGAACACCCCGCCTCTGGAAG GTGAGAGCTATGATGATACTGAATTTATTTGGAATGATCCTGGGACTTGTGGTGGTGGCAGTCCAGGGAATGAAGCTGGCCTTGGGTCCAGTACTATCAACTTCCTACCAG TGGGTTGGCTTGCTGATCCTGGAATTGAGTGCAGAGGCCTTCATCCTAGGCGGAGCTCTAGCCTctgccttttcccttctcctgctGAGCCAAAGAAAGCCAGGATGCTGTGGTGTTCGGAGACTGCGCTACCAGGAGCTACAAGAG GGCCTATCAGAAATGGAAGAAGTTAAAGGTACTGAAACTATTCCCTCTACAGCTTGCGCAGCAAATGAATGA
- the TMEM253 gene encoding transmembrane protein 253 isoform X2, with protein MAVASVSFAVSISCLESDCHMNVALPLWPGVSGLLTGILTLELRRTPRLWKVRAMMILNLFGMILGLVVVAVQGMKLALGPVLSTSYQWVGLLILELSAEAFILGGALASAFSLLLLSQRKPGCCGVRRLRYQELQEGLSEMEEVKGTETIPSTACAANE; from the exons ATGGCAGTGGCTTCTGTATCCTTTGCTGTTTCCATTTCTTGCCTGGAATCAGACTGCCACATGAATGTAGCACTACCCCTGTGGCCAGGAGTTTCG GGTCTCCTTACTGGGATCTTGACACTAGAACTTCGAAGAACACCCCGCCTCTGGAAG GTGAGAGCTATGATGATACTGAATTTATTTGGAATGATCCTGGGACTTGTGGTGGTGGCAGTCCAGGGAATGAAGCTGGCCTTGGGTCCAGTACTATCAACTTCCTACCAG TGGGTTGGCTTGCTGATCCTGGAATTGAGTGCAGAGGCCTTCATCCTAGGCGGAGCTCTAGCCTctgccttttcccttctcctgctGAGCCAAAGAAAGCCAGGATGCTGTGGTGTTCGGAGACTGCGCTACCAGGAGCTACAAGAG GGCCTATCAGAAATGGAAGAAGTTAAAGGTACTGAAACTATTCCCTCTACAGCTTGCGCAGCAAATGAATGA